From one Triticum urartu cultivar G1812 chromosome 3, Tu2.1, whole genome shotgun sequence genomic stretch:
- the LOC125545263 gene encoding uncharacterized protein LOC125545263: protein MVAHKAASWLPVDFRLPAVPQAALGILAFEAGAAMSKLLSLHRSLSEQEVSRLRSDAMRSPGVAYLNSTDQAFLLRLACAELVLSLDAAAAAVARLGLRCGIDFAGVYASVKAGAHDARLDLLAAKGLKVKAKKMERLVAATSKLCSEMEALDELESAERKLTVRGWSRLSGPIPMKLADPPQAGDSMGAESLKQEIKTQLLKVRRLKEESLWSQSYEKAVGLMARAACAVFVRICAVFGQFVPGLPPPMPSTSADSVQTRLSKLLMSPRTGKTKASSGPITRREREGAGAPSRVHPPMQQLSSSCPIIGQRPLPGQKGGVDWRKLLDPLSSTVGGAGLDQQYANVIVSAEELLQMEAEGRQEEANAERAEMYEMLPGKLRAAVRSKLRDWWRDPGPLDAGLAEGWKEAVERIMAWLGPMARDTVQWQSERNMDRTRRFDGGTRVYALQTLRWADKDKAEAAIVEVLVALSCVCWYEERRRGSVRVS from the coding sequence ATGGTTGCGCACAAGGCGGCCTCGTGGCTGCCCGTGGACTTCCGGCTGCCGGCGGTGCCGCAGGCGGCGCTGGGCATACTGGCGTTCGAGGCGGGCGCGGCCATGTCCAAGCTGCTCTCGCTGCACCGCTCGCTCTCGGAGCAGGAGGTCTCCCGCCTGCGCTCCGACGCCATGCGCTCGCCGGGCGTGGCCTACCTCAACTCCACCGACCAGGCGTTCCTCCTCCGGCTGGCGTGCGCCGAGCTGGTCCTGTCGCTCGACGCCGCGGCGGCCGCCGTCGCGCGCCTCGGCCTGCGCTGCGGCATCGACTTCGCCGGGGTGTACGCGAGTGTCAAGGCCGGCGCGCACGACGCGCGCCTCGACCTGCTCGCCGCCAAGGGGCTCAAGGTCAAGGCCAAGAAGATGGAGCGCCTCGTGGCGGCCACGTCCAAGCTCTGCTCCGAGATGGAGGCGCTCGACGAGCTCGAGTCCGCCGAGCGGAAGCTCACCGTCCGCGGCTGGAGCCGCCTCAGCGGGCCGATTCCGATGAAGCTCGCGGACCCGCCGCAGGCCGGCGACTCGATGGGCGCCGAGTCGCTCAAGCAGGAGATCAAGACGCAGCTGCTCAAGGTGCGGCGGCTCAAGGAGGAGTCCCTGTGGAGCCAGAGCTACGAGAAGGCCGTGGGACTCATGGCGCGCGCCGCGTGCGCCGTGTTCGTCCGCATCTGCGCCGTCTTCGGCCAGTTCGTGCCGGGGCTCCCGCCGCCGATGCCGTCCACCTCCGCCGACAGCGTCCAGACCAGGCTGTCCAAGCTGCTGATGAGCCCGCGGACGGGGAAGACGAAGGCGTCGTCGGGGCCGATCACGCGGCGGGAGCGGGAGGGGGCGGGGGCGCCGTCCCGTGTCCACCCGCCGATGCAGCAGCTGAGCAGCTCGTGCCCGATCATCGGGCAGAGGCCGCTGCCCGGGCAGAAGGGCGGCGTGGACTGGCGCAAGCTCCTGGACCCGCTGAGCAGCACGGTGGGCGGCGCGGGGCTGGACCAGCAGTACGCGAACGTGATCGTGTCGGCGGAGGAGCTGCTGCAGATGGAGGCGGAGGGGCGGCAGGAGGAGGCGAACGCGGAGCGGGCGGAGATGTACGAGATGCTGCCGGGGAAGCTCCGCGCGGCGGTGCGGTCGAAGCTGCGCGACTGGTGGCGGGACCCGGGGCCGCTGGACGCCGGGCTGGCTGAGGGGTGGAAGGAGGCCGTGGAGCGGATCATGGCGTGGCTGGGCCCGATGGCGCGCGACACGGTGCAGTGGCAGTCGGAGCGGAACATGGACCGGACGCGGCGGTTCGACGGCGGCACGCGCGTGTACGCGCTGCAGACGCTGCGGTGGGCGGACAAGGACAAGGCGGAGGCGGCGATCGTGGAGGTGCTCGTCGCGCTCAGCTGCGTCTGCTGGTACGAGGAGCGGCGGCGCGGCTCCGTGCGTGTCAGCTGA